The following proteins are encoded in a genomic region of Gossypium hirsutum isolate 1008001.06 chromosome D05, Gossypium_hirsutum_v2.1, whole genome shotgun sequence:
- the LOC107906224 gene encoding probable aquaporin PIP2-2: protein MTKDIETAEQHGGEFSAKDYHDPPPAPLIDAEELTKWSFYRAVIAEFIATLLFLYVTVLTVIGYKVQTDPAKNTVDPDCGGVGILGIAWAFGGMIFILVYCIAGISGGHINPAVTFGLFVGRKVSLIRALMYMVAQCLGAICGCGLVKAFQKTYYNNYGGGANELQPGFNKGTGLGAEIIGTFVLVYTVFAATDPKRNARDSHVPVLAPLPIGFAVFMVHLATIPVTGTGINPARSFGAAVIYNKEKAWDDQWIFWVGPFIGAAAAAFYHQYILRAAAIKALGSFRSNA from the exons ATGACTAAGGATATCGAGACTGCAGAGCAACATGGAGGGGAGTTCTCGGCCAAGGACTACCATGATCCACCACCTGCTCCATTGATTGATGCTGAAGAGTTAACCAAATGGTCGTTTTACAGGGCAGTGATTGCCGAGTTCATTGCTACACTTCTCTTCCTGTATGTCACTGTGTTGACCGTGATTGGTTACAAGGTCCAAACCGACCCTGCTAAGAACACTGTTGACCCCGATTGCGGTGGCGTTGGTATTCTTGGTATTGCTTGGGCTTTCGGTGGCATGATCTTTATTCTTGTTTACTGCATCGCTGGTATCTCTG GAGGGCATATCAACCCGGCTGTGACATTCGGTTTGTTCGTGGGACGCAAGGTGTCACTCATCCGAGCCCTGATGTACATGGTGGCTCAGTGCTTGGGTGCCATATGTGGGTGTGGATTGGTCAAGGCTTTCCAGAAGACCTACTACAACAACTACGGGGGTGGTGCGAACGAGCTCCAACCAGGGTTCAACAAGGGCACTGGACTGGGTGCCGAGATCATTGGTACCTTTGTTCTTGTCTACACTGTCTTCGCCGCCACTGATCCTAAGAGGAATGCAAGAGATTCCCATGTTCCT gtgtTGGCACCACTCCCCATTGGATTCGCTGTGTTCATGGTTCACCTTGCCACAATTCCAGTCACTGGCACTGGTATCAACCCTGCTAGGAGTTTTGGAGCTGCTGTCATTTACAACAAAGAGAAGGCCTGGGATGACCAA TGGATCTTCTGGGTCGGACCCTTCATTGGAGCTGCCGCAGCTGCATTCTACCACCAATACATTCTCAGAGCCGCAGCCATCAAGGCTCTTGGATCTTTCAGGAGCAATGCTTAA
- the LOC107906227 gene encoding vacuolar fusion protein MON1 homolog isoform X2 — protein sequence MSYDSSSSSSFSDGFADPNSDPKLVDERFDFLTLNEPTELERNHRGHGNDIADGLLNPDRNDNGAEDDDRLRVEDQETFGDEGPSSPSSSGYAGGRGSSSATSPSRIDEASEIDDNEIQELRNDGSLEGISDSQASSWVTSKRHVDEDDASISWRKRKKHFFILSNSGKPIYSRYGDEHKLAGFSATLQAIISFVENGGDRVKLVKAGKHQMVFLVKGPIYLVCISCTEEPFESLKGQLELIYGQMILILTKSINRCFEKNPKFDMTPLLGGTDVVFSSLIHLFSWNPATFLHAYTCLPLAFATRQAAGAVLQDVADSGVLFAILMCKHKVISLVGAQKASLHPDDMLLLSNFVLSSESFRTAESFSPICLPRYNPMAFLYAYVHFFDVNTYLMLLTTSSDAFYHLKDCRIRIEAVLLKSNVLSEVQRSMIDGGMRVEDLPVGPLPRSGSSPHLGQQTLTSESPERPREPFIGIGGPAGLWHFIYCSIYLDQYVSSEFSPPLNSLQQQKRLYRAYQRVYASMHDKGIGPHKTQFRRDENYVLLCWVTQDFEFYAAFDPLADKALAIKTCNRVCQWVKDVENEIFLQGASPFSW from the exons ATGTCGTACGATTCTAGCTCATCTTCGTCTTTCTCTGATGGCTTCGCTGACCCTAATTCTGATCCCAAACTGGTCGATGAACGATTCGATTTCTTGACATTGAATGAACCGACCGAATTAGAACGTAATCATCGTGGACACGGGAACGATATCGCCGATGGATTGTTGAATCCCGATAGAAACGACAACGGCGCTGAAGATGACGATCGATTGCGGGTGGAGGATCAGGAAACTTTCGGCGACGAAGGGCCTTCGAGTCCAAGCAGTAGCGGATATGCCGGTGGGAGAGGGAGTAGCAGCGCCACTAGCCCGTCGAGGATCGATGAAGCGAGTGAAATTGACGATAATGAGATTCAGGAACTGAGGAATGATGGTTCCCTTGAAGGAATCTCCGATTCCCAGGCTTCCTCCTGGGTTACCAGTAAACGCCACGTCGATGAG GATGATGCTTCAATATCTTGGAGAAAGAGGAAGAAGCACTTCTTTATTTTGAGTAATTCTGGCAAACCAATATATTCCAG ATACGGGGATGAGCACAAGCTAGCTGGTTTTTCCGCAACACTACAAGCCATTATTTCCTTCGTGGAGAATGG GGGAGATCGTGTCAAATTGGTCAAGGCTGGGAAACACCAG ATGGTCTTTCTTGTGAAGGGACCAATCTATTTAGTTTGCATCAGCTGCACAGAGGAGCCCTTTGAATCATTAAAAGGACAATTGGAGCTTATTTACGGTCAG ATGATACTTATCTTAACAAAGTCAATAAATAGGTGCTTTGAGAAGAATCCGAAGTTTGATATGACACCTTTGCTTGGAGGAACAGATGTTGTTTTCTCTTCTCTCATCCACTTGTTCAGTTG GAACCCAGCTACATTTCTTCACGCATACACTTGTCTTCCGCTTGCTTTTGCAACAAGGCAAGCTGCAGGTGCTGTATTGCAAGATGTTGCTGATTCTGGGGTTCTATTTGCAATACTAATGTGTAAACACAAG GTTATCAGTCTTGTTGGTGCACAAAAAGCCTCTCTTCATCCTGACGATATGTTGCTACTTTCAAACTTTGTGTTATCATCAGAGTCATTTAG GACAGCAGAATCATTTTCACCAATTTGTTTACCAAGATATAATCCTATGGCATTTTTGTATGCTTATGTGCATTTTTTTGAT GTCAATACATACTTGATGTTGCTTACTACTAGTTCAGATGCTTTCTATCACCTTAAAGATTGCAG GATTCGCATAGAAGCGGTTCTCTTGAAGTCCAATGTTCTTAGTGAAGTTCAGAGGTCAATGATAGATGGTGGAATGCGTGTTGAGGATTTGCCAGTTGGTCCATTGCCTCGATCTGGATCATCTCCTCATCTTGGCCAGCAAACACTTACATCAGAATCTCCTGAGAGGCCTAGGGAACCGTTTATTGGCATTGGTGGCCCTGCTGGACTTTGGCATTTCATTTATTGTAGTATATACCTGGATCAATATGTGTCCTCTGAGTTCTCACCACCACTTAACAGTCTCCAGCAGCAGAAAAG ATTATATAGAGCTTACCAGAGAGTGTATGCTTCCATGCATGATAAAGGAATTGGACCCCATAAAACTCAGTTCAGAAGAGATGAAAACTATG TTTTACTCTGCTGGGTCACACAGGATTTTGAATTCTATGCGGCATTTGATCCACTTGCAGACAAG GCTCTAGCCATAAAGACTTGCAACCGAGTTTGTCAATGGGTAAAAGATGTGGAAAATGAGATTTTTTTGCAGGGAGCAAGCCCCTTTTCATGGTGA
- the LOC107906227 gene encoding vacuolar fusion protein MON1 homolog isoform X1, whose protein sequence is MSYDSSSSSSFSDGFADPNSDPKLVDERFDFLTLNEPTELERNHRGHGNDIADGLLNPDRNDNGAEDDDRLRVEDQETFGDEGPSSPSSSGYAGGRGSSSATSPSRIDEASEIDDNEIQELRNDGSLEGISDSQASSWVTSKRHVDEDDASISWRKRKKHFFILSNSGKPIYSRYGDEHKLAGFSATLQAIISFVENGGDRVKLVKAGKHQMVFLVKGPIYLVCISCTEEPFESLKGQLELIYGQMILILTKSINRCFEKNPKFDMTPLLGGTDVVFSSLIHLFSWNPATFLHAYTCLPLAFATRQAAGAVLQDVADSGVLFAILMCKHKVISLVGAQKASLHPDDMLLLSNFVLSSESFRTAESFSPICLPRYNPMAFLYAYVHFFDVNTYLMLLTTSSDAFYHLKDCRLTYVHLQDGNMAISSHPYALLGKYRLALYVSFSPVLDHQEVWLKFYRIRIEAVLLKSNVLSEVQRSMIDGGMRVEDLPVGPLPRSGSSPHLGQQTLTSESPERPREPFIGIGGPAGLWHFIYCSIYLDQYVSSEFSPPLNSLQQQKRLYRAYQRVYASMHDKGIGPHKTQFRRDENYVLLCWVTQDFEFYAAFDPLADKALAIKTCNRVCQWVKDVENEIFLQGASPFSW, encoded by the exons ATGTCGTACGATTCTAGCTCATCTTCGTCTTTCTCTGATGGCTTCGCTGACCCTAATTCTGATCCCAAACTGGTCGATGAACGATTCGATTTCTTGACATTGAATGAACCGACCGAATTAGAACGTAATCATCGTGGACACGGGAACGATATCGCCGATGGATTGTTGAATCCCGATAGAAACGACAACGGCGCTGAAGATGACGATCGATTGCGGGTGGAGGATCAGGAAACTTTCGGCGACGAAGGGCCTTCGAGTCCAAGCAGTAGCGGATATGCCGGTGGGAGAGGGAGTAGCAGCGCCACTAGCCCGTCGAGGATCGATGAAGCGAGTGAAATTGACGATAATGAGATTCAGGAACTGAGGAATGATGGTTCCCTTGAAGGAATCTCCGATTCCCAGGCTTCCTCCTGGGTTACCAGTAAACGCCACGTCGATGAG GATGATGCTTCAATATCTTGGAGAAAGAGGAAGAAGCACTTCTTTATTTTGAGTAATTCTGGCAAACCAATATATTCCAG ATACGGGGATGAGCACAAGCTAGCTGGTTTTTCCGCAACACTACAAGCCATTATTTCCTTCGTGGAGAATGG GGGAGATCGTGTCAAATTGGTCAAGGCTGGGAAACACCAG ATGGTCTTTCTTGTGAAGGGACCAATCTATTTAGTTTGCATCAGCTGCACAGAGGAGCCCTTTGAATCATTAAAAGGACAATTGGAGCTTATTTACGGTCAG ATGATACTTATCTTAACAAAGTCAATAAATAGGTGCTTTGAGAAGAATCCGAAGTTTGATATGACACCTTTGCTTGGAGGAACAGATGTTGTTTTCTCTTCTCTCATCCACTTGTTCAGTTG GAACCCAGCTACATTTCTTCACGCATACACTTGTCTTCCGCTTGCTTTTGCAACAAGGCAAGCTGCAGGTGCTGTATTGCAAGATGTTGCTGATTCTGGGGTTCTATTTGCAATACTAATGTGTAAACACAAG GTTATCAGTCTTGTTGGTGCACAAAAAGCCTCTCTTCATCCTGACGATATGTTGCTACTTTCAAACTTTGTGTTATCATCAGAGTCATTTAG GACAGCAGAATCATTTTCACCAATTTGTTTACCAAGATATAATCCTATGGCATTTTTGTATGCTTATGTGCATTTTTTTGAT GTCAATACATACTTGATGTTGCTTACTACTAGTTCAGATGCTTTCTATCACCTTAAAGATTGCAG GCTGACCTATGTCCATCTTCAAGATGGAAATATGGCCATATCAAGTCATCCCTATGCCTTACTGGGGAAGTACAGATTAGCTCTGTACGTATCATTTTCTCCTGTTCTAGACCATCAAGAAGTTTGGCTGAAATTTTATAGGATTCGCATAGAAGCGGTTCTCTTGAAGTCCAATGTTCTTAGTGAAGTTCAGAGGTCAATGATAGATGGTGGAATGCGTGTTGAGGATTTGCCAGTTGGTCCATTGCCTCGATCTGGATCATCTCCTCATCTTGGCCAGCAAACACTTACATCAGAATCTCCTGAGAGGCCTAGGGAACCGTTTATTGGCATTGGTGGCCCTGCTGGACTTTGGCATTTCATTTATTGTAGTATATACCTGGATCAATATGTGTCCTCTGAGTTCTCACCACCACTTAACAGTCTCCAGCAGCAGAAAAG ATTATATAGAGCTTACCAGAGAGTGTATGCTTCCATGCATGATAAAGGAATTGGACCCCATAAAACTCAGTTCAGAAGAGATGAAAACTATG TTTTACTCTGCTGGGTCACACAGGATTTTGAATTCTATGCGGCATTTGATCCACTTGCAGACAAG GCTCTAGCCATAAAGACTTGCAACCGAGTTTGTCAATGGGTAAAAGATGTGGAAAATGAGATTTTTTTGCAGGGAGCAAGCCCCTTTTCATGGTGA
- the LOC121217675 gene encoding cell division protein FtsZ homolog 2-1, chloroplastic yields MANAISISPYFRPSDTRSMGVLNVLGGRILMENPLGKLRCGSSSPSQRSNMPHFRCSNNSHSVSPYQNKDPFLNMHPEVSMLRGEGNPIVTNPRKDSSSPESLGGMTGSSNYNEAKIKVIGVGGGGSNAVNRMIESALKGVEFWIVNTDIQAMKLSPVFPEHRLQIGQELTRGLGAGGNPEIGMNAAKESKESIESALYGADMVFVTKLMAVRIVKHAMEIIYLLTDQNPIQVIVDAIINSGPREDATRIGSAGVVRRQAVDISPLRRVNQAIYLLTTGNRESAFRNIKTIAECLADELINAAKGSSNSYAIKKKDEIERVAKANR; encoded by the exons ATGGCGAATGCTATATCGATATCGCCATATTTTAGACCTTCAGATACGAGATCAATGGGGGTACTTAATGTTCTTGGTGGGAGAATATTAATGGAGAATCCTTTAGGGAAACTTAGATGCGGGTCTTCGAGTCCGAGCCAAAGGTCTAATATGCCTCATTTTAGATGTTCCAACAACTCCCATAGCGTTAGTCCATATCAAAATAAGGACCCTTTTCTGAATATGCACCCAGAAGTTTCGATGCTTAGAGGTGAAGGGAATCCTATAGTAACAAACCCAAGAAAGGATAGCTCTAGTCCCGAGAGCTTAGGGGGCATGACGGGTTCAAGTAATTATAATGAGGCTAAGATCAAAGTCATTGGTGTCGGAGGCGGTGGGTCAAATGCTGTTAACCGTATGATAGAGAGTGCTTTGAAGGGTGTAGAGTTCTGGATTGTTAACACTGATATTCAAGCCATGAAATTGTCACCTGTCTTTCCTGAGCACCGTTTGCAAATTGGTCAGGAGCTAACTCGGGGTCTTGGTGCTGGTGGAAACCCAGAGATTGGTATGAATGCTGCCAAAGAAAGCAAGGAGTCAATAGAATCAGCTCTTTATGGTGCTGATATGGTTTTTGTTACT AAACTTATGGCAGTCAGGATTGTGAAGCATGCTATGGAAATTATTTATCTCCTGACTGATCAGAACCCAATTCAAGTCATTGTTGATGCCATTATCAACAG TGGACCTCGTGAAGATGCTACTCGTATTGGTTCTGCTGGTGTTGTGAGGCGTCAGGCTGTTGATATTTCTCCTCTTCGTCGAGTGAATCAAGCCATCTATCTCCTCACCACTGGTAATCGTGAGTCTGCATTCAGAAACATTAAAACTATCGCTGAATGTTTAGCTGATGAGCTTATTAACGCAGCAAAGGGATCATCTAACAG CTATGCCATCAAGAAGAAGGACGAAATCGAGAGAGTTGCCAAGGCCAATCGTTGA